A genomic window from Vitis riparia cultivar Riparia Gloire de Montpellier isolate 1030 chromosome 18, EGFV_Vit.rip_1.0, whole genome shotgun sequence includes:
- the LOC117906729 gene encoding ergosterol biosynthetic protein 28: MRALGWWLMLVGSLRLASVWFGFFDIWALRLAVFSKSPMTEVHGRTFGVWTLLTCTLCFLCAFNLDNKQLYLATFLSFIYALCHFLTEYLIYQTMAIANLTTVSIFAGTSIVWMLLQWNAHQRQQVNLKHS, translated from the exons ATGAGGGCGTTGGGATGGTGGTTGATGCTAGTGGGCTCCCTTAGATTGGCCTCCGTTTGGTTCGGTTTCTTCGACATATGGGCTCTTCGACTCGCCGTCTTCTCCAAATCCCCCA TGACTGAAGTTCATGGAAGGACATTTGGAGTTTGGACACTTTTGACTTGTACTCTTTGCTTTCTTTGTGCATTTAACCTCGACAACAAGCAACTCTACTTGGCTACCTTTTTATCATTCATCTATGCCCTTTGTCATTTTTTGACGGAATACCTAATATATCAGACAATGGCCATCGCAAATTTGACAACTGTTAGCATTTTTGCAG GCACCTCAATAGTATGGATGCTGTTGCAATGGAATGCACATCAACGTCAACAGGTCAACCTTAAGCATTCTTGA
- the LOC117905972 gene encoding histone acetyltransferase GCN5-like isoform X1 yields MEFSWKVKSTTLFIELGKSIMLRQSPSRNQRSKGFKLKPVLQICVLLVICIWLLYQVKHFGDKMAYKGSTKRISEKVGSGHEIMRLGRKDLHPELVEEGLENERHGEGKEDPEDEEEESRAEENGDEARGAGDDEMDGRDQDRLEEEESEQGEDFVDEEEDKDPEDGSER; encoded by the exons ATGGAATTTTCCTGGAAAGTGAAATCGACTACCCTTTTT ATTGAATTGGGGAAATCCATCATGTTGAGGCAGTCACCTAGTAGAAATCAGAGGTCAAAAGGCTTTAAGTTGAAGCCTGTTCTTCAGATATGTGTGTTGCTTGTCATTTGCATATGGTTGCTTTATCAAGTCAAGCACTTCGGCGATAAAATGGCATACAAGGGGAGCACCAAAAGGATATCAGAAAAGGTAGGGAGTGGGCATGAAATCATGAGACTCGGGAGGAAGGACCTGCATCCTGAACTGGTAGAGGAAGGTTTAGAGAATGAGAGACATGGAGAGGGAAAAGAAGACCCAGAAGACGAGGAAGAGGAAAGCAGAGCCGAAGAGAATGGGGATGAGGCGAGAGGGGCTGGAGATGATGAGATGGATGGGCGTGATCAAGACAgactggaagaagaagaatctGAGCAAGGAGAGGATTTTgtagatgaagaagaagataaggaTCCGGAAGATGGGAGTGAAAGGTAG
- the LOC117905972 gene encoding glutamic acid-rich protein-like isoform X2: MIELGKSIMLRQSPSRNQRSKGFKLKPVLQICVLLVICIWLLYQVKHFGDKMAYKGSTKRISEKVGSGHEIMRLGRKDLHPELVEEGLENERHGEGKEDPEDEEEESRAEENGDEARGAGDDEMDGRDQDRLEEEESEQGEDFVDEEEDKDPEDGSER, from the exons ATG ATTGAATTGGGGAAATCCATCATGTTGAGGCAGTCACCTAGTAGAAATCAGAGGTCAAAAGGCTTTAAGTTGAAGCCTGTTCTTCAGATATGTGTGTTGCTTGTCATTTGCATATGGTTGCTTTATCAAGTCAAGCACTTCGGCGATAAAATGGCATACAAGGGGAGCACCAAAAGGATATCAGAAAAGGTAGGGAGTGGGCATGAAATCATGAGACTCGGGAGGAAGGACCTGCATCCTGAACTGGTAGAGGAAGGTTTAGAGAATGAGAGACATGGAGAGGGAAAAGAAGACCCAGAAGACGAGGAAGAGGAAAGCAGAGCCGAAGAGAATGGGGATGAGGCGAGAGGGGCTGGAGATGATGAGATGGATGGGCGTGATCAAGACAgactggaagaagaagaatctGAGCAAGGAGAGGATTTTgtagatgaagaagaagataaggaTCCGGAAGATGGGAGTGAAAGGTAG
- the LOC117905972 gene encoding glutamic acid-rich protein-like isoform X3 yields MLRQSPSRNQRSKGFKLKPVLQICVLLVICIWLLYQVKHFGDKMAYKGSTKRISEKVGSGHEIMRLGRKDLHPELVEEGLENERHGEGKEDPEDEEEESRAEENGDEARGAGDDEMDGRDQDRLEEEESEQGEDFVDEEEDKDPEDGSER; encoded by the coding sequence ATGTTGAGGCAGTCACCTAGTAGAAATCAGAGGTCAAAAGGCTTTAAGTTGAAGCCTGTTCTTCAGATATGTGTGTTGCTTGTCATTTGCATATGGTTGCTTTATCAAGTCAAGCACTTCGGCGATAAAATGGCATACAAGGGGAGCACCAAAAGGATATCAGAAAAGGTAGGGAGTGGGCATGAAATCATGAGACTCGGGAGGAAGGACCTGCATCCTGAACTGGTAGAGGAAGGTTTAGAGAATGAGAGACATGGAGAGGGAAAAGAAGACCCAGAAGACGAGGAAGAGGAAAGCAGAGCCGAAGAGAATGGGGATGAGGCGAGAGGGGCTGGAGATGATGAGATGGATGGGCGTGATCAAGACAgactggaagaagaagaatctGAGCAAGGAGAGGATTTTgtagatgaagaagaagataaggaTCCGGAAGATGGGAGTGAAAGGTAG